In the Silene latifolia isolate original U9 population chromosome 1, ASM4854445v1, whole genome shotgun sequence genome, GAGACAAGTTTTTTTTGCTAATAACAAAACGTTATATCTTAAAGAAAATGAAAAGGTACCTTGAGGCCAGTTGGGTAATGGAGCAGGCAATGAGAAAGTAGGGAGTGGGGATTCATCTGTAGTAGAACTATCTCCATGAAATAAATTACGCATCTTCTTCCACGAATAAACCACTTTCTTAATTCGCCTTATTTTGATCATACAAGAACCATTAATAGCGGGGATAATCTACAAATGATGGAAGACGATAAAAAAGGAAGGAATCTAATTGGAAACTTTGTAGCATGTTTGTTGGATCCCAAACCGTAGAGAAGAGTAGAAGAAAAGAATGTGGTTCTGTCTCATTGTAGCTCTATCTGTGTGTGTAAATTGTAGAGATGATGGTCTAAGACTCCAAAGAGTGATTGATTGTTCCTGGAATGTGGGACCTGCTACACCCAGTAGTTGTGTCTCTGGTTTTTTTATTATGGATTATAAATCACGTGGAGGTGTATATAGTTTATTCACAAATTTCGTTCAAGTTTCAAACAGACGTATGTGattattttatgattaaatatAATCATAATATTACGATCAGTCTTACAGTTTATGGTAATTTATTTTTCAACAATAATTACATTTGACTATAAAATGATTATAAAATTTCGTCTTATCATTTCAGATCCAAATGGTCCGTTTAAAGCAAGACCAATCGTTTATTCACAAATACAGTTGGAGAATAGACCACGTTAGTAGTTAAAAGTGGTTGGGAAATTAGACCGTGTTGTCAAGTGGTCATTAATACTTGTATTTGGTAAATCATAAATTCCtccaacacaaattcttattatagacggacactatccgtctatacatatagacggataccatttatcctcacaaaatacccatttgccataaagtgggaagcacatgggggtgccccaccttgtccccctatccatTTTATTAAAGGTCTTTACCCGTCAATACGcctcacccgtctataccaagacctattatTCCTCCAAAATGTTGGATCAACAAAGTTTGATTTTCGGGGCCGCACCCGAACAAGGCATTTTCTTAGAATGTATGGGTACAAACAGAAGTCTTACCTAAATatgaacacaaaatctcattatagacggcacatattcGTCTATAAttaaagatgaattaaatatAACACCATATTTttaataggacaagcaacaagtgaGGTGGTGGGTataaaaaatgtcaccactttcaagttatttgacccgtctttagctatagaaGGATATATCGGATATATCCGtttatagcaagactagctgaatTATGAATTGAATTCACTAGattaaatcaaataatcaatGATATATTTCCTCCGGTTTAAGAGAATACCCGCACTTGACCTCGAGACTTCAATCCCAAGAAAATACCTCAAAGGACCAAGGTCGTTGATTGTAAAAGCCTCATCCAACtgctttttttatttatttttctaacCTGTGCCCTAAGGACTGAAGATGCTACAGTTACACTGAGTGTATGGAATCTTTGGTATATTGCCAATAAAATTTTAACATGTGGCATAATATTATTGAGAATTTTGTTAATTTTGGAATTATTAACTAATAATTATGTTTACCAAAATCATATATACTCCATATTTTATACGGAATATTTACCAGGCTCCCTTCTAAGActccgtttggcacgacacttcaggtagcttatttgactaaagtagcttatttgaccaaaatttcagctacctgatgtttttgcaagtgtttggcaagtagcttatttggtcaaataaggtacctgaaatgaaatgttacctcgggtagcatttgagaaatcaggtacttGAAATAacttatttttccattttttacccatttattctataatattaaataattttcatatccttttacgtcattttaccaaaatcagctaccttttcagttagtttgccaaacacatttttatataatcagttaccttatcaactcctaattttcagctaccttatcagttacttttcaggtttcagttagcttttcagttttcaactaccttttcaggtttcagctaccttttcaagtagttttgccaaacagagcctaaacCTAACCCTACTTCCTATTCACTACCAAACACCCTATTCATCACCACCAGTACTCCACCACCACACCCTCCCTTTAGGAAGCCGATTGCAATGCTATTTTTCTGAAATTCTTCTCATTATTTggtagatttaaatttttattgaaATCATAATAGAAAAAAAGGAGGAAAGAATAATGGGTGGCCATGATTTGTTTGGTGGTGGTACAAACGGTTGTGTCGTCGCTATCAAAACAGGTAACGTGGCAAAGACGCCGACGTTATGGGAATCAACGCCTCAGGCGAAGGAACTAGTAGCCGGAGGTGGAACTGAGCGGGTGAGGAAGGGTTCGTGGTGGGAGAGAGAGGGCGGTTCCTGGCGTGATGGTCACCGCCGGGTGGTGTCTGGGGGAGAGTCGATGGCTTTCGTATGAGATAACGTACCAAAGTCTATGTGACCAAATGAAATTACTAGGAGTAAAATATTAGGAATTAAAATATTTATATTATAGTAAAAGGGAATCAATTAAAATGGGAAGATATTAGTTAAGATTTAATCTCATAAGTCATATCTTATCATTGCCATGTGTCAATACGTTATTCACAGTGTATAGAAGATTCTATACACTGAGTGTGTACCCTTTTCGCCCTAAGGACACACATTAATAACCTAAATATGGTAAGATTTATAAGAGATTCTAATCAAATATTCAAGTATAAACTCATTTTTACCATAATTAGTAAGAATCTCATGTAAATCTTACCATATTTAGGTTATTAATGTGCGCTCTTAAGATCATCCCCAAGCAAAGGTCACGCTAACTAGGTCacgacccgattttactcttaatcccacattattaaccttgacccattttcaccctcccaaacagaaggtcgcgacctaggtcatcaaccgaATCATTATCCACTTTACAACATTCCCAATCATTTTTCACATTCTCTACCCCACTTTcctctctcttacttttacaattatttatcctaacattttataaatatattatttatctattatttataaatatattattCATCTATTATTGTAAATATCATTTTCCACATTATTTATCCTAACACTTtacgaaaaaaaaattaaataacggTATAATTTTGAAAAGTGATTAGACGATCTcattaacaattaaaaaaaataaaattgaaaaaCATGATTCAACATATAAAATACcgcatacataattaaaaaaaaaatattaaattaaaaaacaTTAAATACTACGAAATTATAAAATGCATTAAAAGCAAATTCTAGTTACGAAAGTTTTCCCAAATATGCTCAATAAGATCATTTTTCAAAGCGTTATGAGTGGCATGATCACGAATCTCACCATAAATTTTTACGAATCGTTCTTGCGTCGACCTTCTACGACGATGATATTCATACTGGTCATCAGTAGCTGAACTCGGATTATCTTCCTTAAATTCTTCGATGATGCTTTCATAGTTAAGATAAGTTTCTCGTTCATCTTCAACTATCATATTATGCATAATAATACAAGCCATGAGAACCTTCCCCATCATAACTGGATCCTAAAGAAGACAAGGGCGTTTGATAAACACAAATCGAGCTTGTAGGACACCGAAAGCACGCTCCACATCTTTTCGACAACTCTCTTGTCGAGCTGCAAATAACCGATGCTTTTGAATTTGAGGAGCATTAATTGATTTAACAAATGTTGCCCAACCCGGATATATACCATCAGCAAGATAATATCCCATATTATACTCCGTACCATTAACTGTGAAATTAACAGCTGGCGCAGATTCTTCTAACAATTCATTAAATAATGGAGAACGTTGAAGAACGTTAATATCATTGAGCGAACCTGGTGTACCGAAGAAAGCATGTCATATCCATAAATCATACGATGCGACAActtccaaaacaattgttggcttCTCGCTTCTCCCACCATATTGTCCTGCTAATGCTGTTGGACAGTTTTTCCATTCCCAATGCATGCAATCAATGCTACCCAACATACCAGGAAATCCACGTACCTGGCCCATATGGAGTAATCTAGTTAAGTCGTCAGGATTGGATCTACGTAGATACTCGTTCCCAAAGTTGAGTATCACACCTTCTACGAACGACTTGAGAGAATCTCTTATAGTTGTAATAAAAACCGAGTAACTTGTCTAATTCCGAGTAACTAATTAATAACAACCGAGTAACTTGTCTAATTCCATGTAACTAATTAATAACACCCGAGTAGCTTGTCTAATTCCGAGTAACCAATTAATAAAAATCGAGTTAATCATCTAGGGTTATACCATATCACAACAGTCGATCTTCAATCTCTATCTTATCTTCAATCTCTATCTTACCTTCAATATTCTCTTCAATATTATCTTCAATCGTCTCCTTCATCTAATAAACCATCATCTTTAATCGTCTCCTTCACTCATTTCAAtcgtctctttcttcatcttcaATATCTTCAATCGTCTCCTTCTATACACGATTAATCTCCACAGACGATCTTCACAGACGATCTATACACAATGGTATGGACACGATCTCGTTTCATTGTTTATCCGTAGATTAATTGTTTTGTGTTGTTAAGATTTAATAAACTGCTGGTTTTGTGCTGTTAAGATTAATAGGATTAATTTGTATGTTCATCCGTAATTTGCGATTAAAATCTGGTTTGTTTGTTCATCTTAAATCTTGTTTGCGATTAAAATCTGGTTTTATTTGTTCATCAGTAATTTGTTCATCTTGTTTGCGATTAAAATCTTAAATTAAAACAGAAATAATTAAAAACATAAATCCGAAGATTAATTTTAAGATTCATGATTTTGTTTTGTGTTGTTCATCTCGTTTTGTGCTGTTCATCTCGTTTTGTGA is a window encoding:
- the LOC141644252 gene encoding uncharacterized protein LOC141644252, with translation MKETIEDNIEENIEGSLNDINVLQRSPLFNELLEESAPAVNFTVNGTEYNMGYYLADGIYPGWATFVKSINAPQIQKHRLFAARQESCRKDVERAFGVLQARFVFIKRPCLL